A single genomic interval of Verrucomicrobiota bacterium harbors:
- a CDS encoding flotillin family protein translates to MMNTLPLLAQLNIPGGWGVAAVAIVGIVIVIFIFIMVWASRYTKVGPNEVLVVSGRKHKFTDPDGTVSVRGFRIVKGGGTFVVPVIEKVDILSLELLTIDVQTPEVYTSKGVPVKVDGVAQIKVKGDDISIATAAEQFLSKGVEEIKNIAMQTLEGHLRAILGTMTVEEIYQNRDAFASKVQEVAAGDMANMGLGIVSFTIRDIRDTQGYLEALGKPRIAQVKRDAQIGQAEADRDSMIRSAQAAQAGQEAKFLADTKIAEAQRDYQSNVAQYQATVNVQKAQADLAYDLQKFKTGQLVKAEEVQVQIIEKQKQIELQQQEILRKQRELEAMVQKPADAERYKVETLANARKFQLETEAAGAASATKATGFASADVVKATGIAEADANKARGLAEAAVIEAQGKATGEAMRVKAESFKQYNEAAVIEMIVRVLPEVAGRISEPLSKTEKMVIINAGPGPGGGASKLTGDVTTIISQLPPVLESLTGVKFEKLLEQVPALRKAMGKGEKSDE, encoded by the coding sequence ATGATGAATACACTTCCGCTACTCGCTCAACTCAACATCCCCGGTGGCTGGGGCGTCGCCGCAGTTGCCATCGTCGGCATCGTCATTGTCATTTTCATTTTCATCATGGTCTGGGCCAGCCGCTACACGAAGGTCGGCCCGAACGAAGTCCTCGTTGTCTCCGGGCGCAAACACAAGTTCACCGATCCGGACGGTACGGTAAGCGTGCGCGGTTTCCGTATCGTCAAAGGCGGCGGCACGTTTGTGGTCCCGGTCATTGAGAAGGTGGACATCCTTTCACTGGAACTGCTGACCATCGATGTGCAAACGCCGGAAGTTTATACGAGCAAGGGCGTGCCTGTGAAAGTCGATGGAGTGGCGCAGATCAAGGTCAAGGGCGATGACATTTCCATCGCCACCGCGGCCGAGCAATTTCTCAGCAAGGGTGTTGAGGAGATCAAGAACATCGCCATGCAAACGCTCGAAGGCCATTTGCGCGCGATTCTCGGCACGATGACCGTCGAGGAGATTTACCAGAACCGCGACGCCTTCGCCTCCAAGGTCCAGGAAGTCGCCGCCGGCGACATGGCCAACATGGGTCTTGGCATTGTCAGCTTCACGATTCGCGACATCCGCGACACGCAGGGCTATCTCGAAGCGCTCGGCAAACCGCGCATCGCCCAGGTCAAACGCGACGCCCAGATTGGTCAGGCTGAGGCGGACCGTGATTCCATGATCCGTTCAGCCCAGGCGGCGCAGGCCGGGCAGGAAGCCAAGTTTCTGGCGGATACCAAAATTGCCGAAGCGCAACGCGATTATCAATCGAACGTGGCGCAATATCAGGCGACGGTGAACGTGCAAAAGGCGCAAGCCGACCTTGCGTATGATTTGCAGAAGTTCAAGACCGGCCAGCTCGTCAAGGCGGAAGAGGTGCAGGTACAGATCATCGAGAAGCAAAAGCAAATCGAGTTGCAACAACAGGAAATCCTCCGCAAACAACGCGAGCTCGAAGCGATGGTGCAAAAACCCGCCGATGCGGAACGTTACAAAGTCGAGACGCTGGCCAACGCGCGGAAATTCCAACTCGAAACCGAGGCGGCTGGCGCGGCATCGGCGACGAAGGCCACGGGTTTTGCAAGCGCCGACGTGGTCAAAGCGACCGGCATTGCGGAAGCCGACGCGAACAAGGCGCGCGGCTTGGCTGAGGCTGCCGTCATCGAAGCGCAAGGCAAGGCAACCGGCGAAGCCATGCGTGTCAAAGCGGAATCGTTCAAGCAATACAACGAAGCGGCGGTCATCGAGATGATTGTGCGCGTGCTGCCGGAGGTCGCGGGTCGGATCAGCGAACCGCTGTCGAAGACGGAGAAGATGGTCATCATCAATGCCGGCCCCGGCCCTGGCGGTGGCGCGAGCAAGCTGACCGGCGACGTGACCACGATCATCAGCCAATTGCCACCGGTGCTGGAGAGCTTGACCGGTGTGAAATTTGAAAAGCTGTTGGAGCAAGTCCCCGCGCTCAGGAAGGCCATGGGGAAGGGTGAGAAGAGCGACGAATAA